A region of Cellulophaga sp. RHA19 DNA encodes the following proteins:
- the cydB gene encoding cytochrome d ubiquinol oxidase subunit II: MEVFWYITIAIVLAVFFILDGYDFGAGIIHLFFAKKEKDKEVITKSAGLFWDSNEVWLVAAGGMLFMAFPTFYASVFSGFYLPLIIVLWLIIFRAIGLEFRGQFNYQMWKDIWDKSFGVSSLLLALFFGIALGNIVRGVNLGSVENGVSAHEGHYFFLPLWDSTFSPLSKTPGIIDWFTLIIGIISVVTLAIHGANWIILKTNSSINNKLKGIVFKLNIVLAVLTVFSLIVWQIVNPSSLNNFVDKPYLILFPIIYLTGLIGLFFIKKIKKDIYSFILSSLIVLGGITSSLASLFPVILPSINTVNEPLTIYNTAAPEYGLSVALNWGIIGFILLFVYLIVQKRLMGGKIDKMDYGH, from the coding sequence ATGGAAGTATTTTGGTATATTACAATAGCTATTGTTTTAGCTGTATTTTTTATTTTGGATGGCTATGATTTTGGTGCAGGGATAATTCATTTATTCTTTGCCAAAAAAGAAAAAGACAAAGAGGTTATTACAAAATCTGCAGGACTATTCTGGGACTCTAATGAGGTTTGGCTGGTTGCTGCTGGTGGTATGCTTTTTATGGCTTTCCCTACATTTTATGCCTCAGTTTTTAGTGGCTTTTATTTACCATTAATAATAGTACTATGGCTTATTATTTTTAGAGCAATTGGATTAGAGTTTAGAGGTCAATTTAATTACCAAATGTGGAAGGATATTTGGGACAAATCTTTTGGTGTTTCTAGTTTGCTATTAGCCCTTTTCTTTGGCATTGCACTTGGTAATATTGTTAGAGGCGTAAATTTAGGCAGTGTAGAAAATGGTGTTTCTGCTCATGAAGGCCATTATTTTTTCTTACCATTATGGGACAGCACTTTTAGTCCGTTAAGTAAAACACCAGGTATTATAGATTGGTTTACACTAATTATAGGTATAATATCTGTGGTTACACTTGCTATACACGGTGCTAATTGGATTATTTTAAAAACAAATTCATCAATAAATAACAAGCTTAAAGGTATTGTTTTTAAGTTAAACATTGTACTTGCTGTACTTACTGTATTTTCTTTAATTGTATGGCAAATAGTTAATCCTAGTTCTTTAAATAATTTTGTAGACAAACCATATTTAATATTATTTCCAATTATATATTTAACTGGATTAATTGGCTTGTTTTTTATCAAAAAAATAAAGAAAGATATTTATAGTTTTATATTATCTAGTCTAATTGTTTTAGGCGGAATAACATCTTCATTAGCATCGTTATTTCCTGTAATTTTACCTTCTATTAATACTGTTAATGAGCCTTTAACAATATACAATACAGCCGCACCTGAATATGGATTATCTGTAGCCTTAAACTGGGGAATAATTGGCTTTATACTTCTTTTTGTATATTTAATTGTACAAAAAAGATTAATGGGAGGCAAAATAGATAAAATGGATTACGGACACTAA
- a CDS encoding cytochrome ubiquinol oxidase subunit I, whose protein sequence is MEDMIFYDRLQFAFTITFHYIFPQLTMGLSLLIVFFKWKYLRNNIEKYNNAAKFLMKIFAVNFTMGVITGIPMEFQFGTNWAKFSELTGSVIGQTLAMEGMFSFFLESSFLALFIFGEKLMGQKLHFLTGFLVFLGSWASGWFILATNAWMQHPVGYEVLENGKFVLNNFSALFSNPWLLPAFLHNQLASVVTSSFVVASIGAFYVLRNKQTEYGKLFLKTGVIFGLISSILVAFPTGDWNAKNVAEYQPASFAAMEGIFETEEAGAEIVLVGQPNMVEKKLDNKIAVPNVLSFLTHQDWDKQIPGMDQFKKEELPDNIPALYYSYHIMVGLGTIFIGVMLLSAFFLWRKKIYKIKPLLWTIMFLVPFPYIANLTGWYTAELGRQPYLVYGLLRTSEGVSPTVSSGNTLFTLLGFVALYMLLGLLFLVLVGKTINQGPEPKTH, encoded by the coding sequence ATGGAAGACATGATCTTTTATGATAGATTGCAATTTGCTTTTACTATCACTTTTCACTACATATTTCCGCAATTAACAATGGGCTTATCATTATTAATTGTTTTTTTTAAATGGAAATATCTTAGAAACAACATTGAAAAATATAATAACGCGGCAAAATTTTTAATGAAAATTTTTGCTGTCAACTTTACAATGGGAGTTATAACTGGTATTCCTATGGAGTTTCAGTTTGGCACCAATTGGGCAAAGTTTTCTGAGCTTACAGGTAGTGTTATTGGTCAGACCTTAGCAATGGAAGGTATGTTCTCTTTCTTTTTAGAATCGTCTTTTTTGGCATTATTTATTTTTGGTGAAAAACTAATGGGTCAAAAATTACACTTTTTAACTGGTTTTTTAGTGTTTCTAGGGTCCTGGGCAAGCGGTTGGTTTATTTTAGCTACCAATGCGTGGATGCAGCACCCAGTTGGGTACGAGGTATTAGAAAACGGAAAATTTGTTTTAAATAATTTTTCTGCCTTGTTTAGCAATCCTTGGCTACTACCTGCTTTTTTACACAATCAACTAGCATCCGTTGTAACATCTTCTTTTGTTGTTGCCAGTATAGGTGCTTTTTATGTTTTAAGAAACAAACAAACTGAATACGGAAAACTGTTTTTAAAAACAGGAGTTATTTTTGGTTTAATTTCTAGCATATTAGTTGCTTTCCCTACCGGAGATTGGAATGCTAAAAACGTTGCAGAATACCAACCAGCATCTTTTGCTGCTATGGAAGGTATTTTTGAAACTGAAGAAGCTGGGGCAGAAATTGTTTTAGTTGGGCAACCAAATATGGTTGAAAAAAAATTAGACAATAAAATTGCCGTACCCAATGTATTAAGTTTTTTAACCCATCAAGACTGGGATAAACAAATACCAGGAATGGACCAGTTTAAAAAAGAAGAATTACCAGATAATATACCTGCACTCTATTACTCTTACCATATAATGGTTGGTTTAGGTACTATATTTATTGGTGTTATGCTTTTATCTGCTTTCTTTTTATGGCGAAAAAAAATATATAAAATTAAACCATTGTTATGGACAATTATGTTTTTAGTTCCGTTCCCATACATTGCAAATCTAACAGGTTGGTATACGGCAGAATTAGGAAGACAGCCCTATTTAGTATATGGTTTATTAAGAACTAGCGAAGGTGTATCCCCTACTGTATCATCTGGTAATACCTTATTTACCTTACTTGGTTTTGTTGCCTTATATATGCTACTTGGATTATTGTTTTTAGTCCTAGTGGGAAAAACTATTAACCAAGGTCCAGAACCTAAAACACATTAA
- a CDS encoding rhodanese-like domain-containing protein, translating to MSILTYLFGSKANTNKAITILNSTEFKNKIEHTNVQLIDVRTPNEYKNGHIKNAINIDFFSRDFMSNFDNLNRDEAIYIYCRSGSRSRKSANKLASVGFTKIYDLKGGILGYN from the coding sequence ATGTCTATATTAACATACCTATTTGGATCTAAAGCAAACACAAACAAGGCCATTACAATACTAAATTCTACCGAGTTTAAAAATAAAATAGAGCATACAAATGTGCAACTAATAGATGTAAGAACACCTAATGAATATAAAAACGGACACATTAAGAATGCTATAAATATAGATTTTTTCTCTAGAGATTTTATGTCTAATTTTGATAATCTAAATAGAGATGAAGCTATATACATTTATTGTAGAAGCGGTAGTAGAAGTCGTAAATCTGCAAATAAATTAGCTAGCGTTGGTTTTACCAAAATATACGACTTAAAAGGTGGTATTTTAGGATATAATTAA
- a CDS encoding START-like domain-containing protein: MSDKINYELEFVIQSSPQMLYQYISTPSGLSEWFADNVNSRGEKFTFIWDGSEEVANLLKKKSDEFIRFAWEDDDDDCYFELRIKVDDITSDVSLFISDFAEEDEVEEGKLLWTNQISSLKQVLGSA, from the coding sequence ATGAGTGATAAAATTAACTATGAGCTAGAGTTTGTGATACAGTCCTCACCACAAATGCTTTACCAATATATATCTACACCATCTGGCTTATCAGAATGGTTTGCAGACAACGTTAACTCAAGAGGAGAGAAATTTACTTTTATTTGGGACGGATCTGAAGAAGTTGCTAATTTACTAAAGAAAAAAAGCGACGAATTTATTCGTTTTGCTTGGGAAGATGATGATGACGATTGTTATTTTGAACTTCGCATTAAAGTAGACGACATTACTTCAGATGTATCTTTATTTATTTCTGACTTTGCAGAAGAAGATGAAGTAGAAGAAGGGAAGTTATTATGGACAAATCAAATTTCTAGTTTAAAACAAGTCTTAGGATCTGCCTAG
- a CDS encoding exonuclease domain-containing protein, translating into MMYTIIDVETTGQTNRITEISIFKFDGKKVVDEFTSLVNPESVIPYYITTLTGIDNAMVANAPTFAEIAQQVLDITEDTIFVAHNVNFDYNVIRNEFKAIDKDFRRKKLCTIRLSRKLIPGHKSYSLGKISKDLNITIEGRHRARGDAEATVTLFKILLAQDDAETVFNSFLKKTSKEGALPSHLPTEVFNKIPNTPGIYYFKNKKGKIIYIGKAIDLKKRVLSHFYSKTQKSLDMCRETADIDFELSGSELLALLMEDAAIKQHYPEYNQLAKRNLKNYAVFSYTDRKGIMHLAYNTLKSSPNPLKIFSNIRQCRAYVEELCFLFNLCPKYCHLQEGVAACNHHKISSCNGICRDNEAPEAYNQRVTLAIQHIKDVAELTILKEKGRTEEEEAFVLLKNGTYMGYGFIDKTETIKNNEDIENYLIPQKDNLDIQKILRGVKKQKLV; encoded by the coding sequence ATGATGTATACTATTATTGATGTAGAAACTACCGGACAAACTAATAGAATTACAGAAATTTCTATTTTTAAGTTTGATGGCAAAAAAGTTGTAGACGAGTTTACCTCTTTAGTAAACCCAGAATCTGTAATACCTTATTACATTACTACACTTACAGGTATAGATAATGCAATGGTTGCCAATGCGCCTACTTTTGCAGAAATTGCTCAACAAGTGTTAGATATTACCGAGGATACCATATTTGTAGCTCATAATGTAAATTTTGACTACAATGTAATACGCAATGAGTTTAAGGCTATAGATAAAGATTTTAGACGTAAAAAACTGTGTACAATTCGTTTGTCCAGAAAACTTATACCTGGCCATAAGTCTTATAGCTTAGGAAAAATATCTAAAGACCTAAACATTACTATAGAGGGCAGGCACAGAGCAAGAGGCGATGCAGAAGCTACCGTTACACTTTTTAAAATTTTGCTAGCACAAGATGATGCAGAAACTGTTTTTAATAGTTTCCTTAAAAAAACATCTAAAGAAGGTGCTTTACCTTCTCACCTACCTACAGAGGTTTTTAATAAAATACCCAATACACCTGGTATTTATTACTTTAAAAACAAGAAGGGAAAAATTATCTACATTGGTAAAGCAATAGACTTAAAAAAAAGAGTACTTTCTCATTTTTACAGTAAAACACAAAAATCTTTAGATATGTGTAGGGAGACTGCAGATATAGATTTTGAACTATCTGGTAGCGAATTGCTAGCATTATTAATGGAAGATGCTGCTATAAAACAACACTACCCAGAGTACAACCAATTAGCTAAAAGAAACCTAAAAAACTATGCTGTTTTTAGTTACACAGACCGTAAAGGAATAATGCATTTGGCATATAATACCTTAAAATCTAGTCCTAATCCTTTAAAAATATTTTCTAATATAAGGCAATGCAGAGCTTATGTAGAAGAACTGTGTTTTTTATTTAATTTATGTCCTAAATACTGTCACCTTCAGGAGGGTGTAGCCGCCTGTAACCACCATAAAATTAGTTCTTGTAATGGCATTTGTAGAGACAATGAAGCTCCTGAAGCTTACAACCAAAGGGTTACCCTTGCTATACAACACATTAAAGATGTAGCCGAGTTAACGATTTTAAAAGAAAAAGGCCGCACCGAAGAAGAAGAAGCTTTTGTTTTACTAAAAAATGGCACATATATGGGCTATGGCTTTATTGATAAAACAGAAACTATTAAAAATAATGAAGATATAGAGAACTATTTGATACCTCAAAAAGATAATTTAGATATTCAAAAAATATTGCGTGGTGTTAAAAAACAAAAACTAGTTTAA
- a CDS encoding methyltransferase domain-containing protein, whose amino-acid sequence MILDEDFWDNRYKTSDIGWDLGEVSPPLKSYFNQLTNKDLHILIPGGGNSYEAEYLHSKGFKNVYVVDLSKTALQNIKSRVPTFPSSHLIHSNFFDLNITFDLIIEQTFFCAISPSLRNKYVEKAFNLLNTNGKIAGLLFNIPLNSTHPPFGGNKEEYIMLFKPHFNIKIMDTAYNSIKPRSGNELFFILQKK is encoded by the coding sequence ATGATTTTAGATGAAGATTTTTGGGATAATAGATATAAAACAAGTGATATTGGCTGGGATTTAGGAGAAGTATCTCCTCCTCTAAAATCTTACTTTAATCAATTAACCAACAAAGATTTACACATTTTAATTCCTGGCGGTGGTAATAGTTATGAGGCAGAATACCTACACAGCAAAGGTTTTAAAAATGTGTATGTTGTAGACTTATCTAAAACAGCGCTTCAAAATATAAAATCTAGAGTTCCAACATTTCCTTCTTCACATCTTATTCACTCTAATTTTTTTGATTTAAATATAACCTTTGATCTTATTATAGAACAAACCTTCTTTTGTGCAATATCTCCAAGCCTACGTAATAAATACGTAGAAAAGGCATTTAACCTTTTAAACACAAATGGTAAAATTGCAGGACTCTTATTTAACATTCCACTAAACAGCACGCATCCTCCTTTTGGCGGTAATAAAGAAGAATATATAATGCTTTTTAAACCACACTTTAATATCAAAATAATGGATACTGCTTATAACTCTATAAAACCTAGAAGCGGTAACGAATTGTTCTTCATTTTACAGAAAAAATAA
- the trxA gene encoding thioredoxin, with the protein MSKFSELINKDTPVLVDFYAEWCGPCKTMSPILKDVKDSLKDKVSIIKIDVDKNQTLAAKYQVKGVPTMLLFKNGKQIWRQSGVLQKNELISIITTAN; encoded by the coding sequence ATGAGCAAGTTTTCAGAATTAATAAATAAAGATACACCTGTTTTAGTAGATTTTTATGCAGAATGGTGTGGGCCTTGCAAAACAATGAGTCCTATTTTAAAAGATGTAAAAGATAGTTTAAAAGACAAGGTCTCTATTATTAAGATAGATGTAGACAAAAACCAAACATTAGCAGCCAAATACCAAGTAAAAGGCGTACCTACAATGTTACTTTTTAAAAACGGAAAACAAATTTGGAGACAATCTGGAGTGCTTCAAAAAAATGAACTTATTTCTATAATTACAACGGCTAATTAA
- a CDS encoding XRE family transcriptional regulator: MIFIATNIRHLRSLKGATQEGLAKNLGITRARVSSYEEGRSAPTIETLIQLSDYFKLPIDILVRNDLSKAADASFIEIGNQRVLFPITVDVDNDNLIEIVPVAASAGYLAGYDDPEYIEQLSKIKLPFLPTGKHRAFPIKGDSMLPMKNGAFVIGKFIEDRRDIISGKTYVLVTLNDGMVYKRVYNQIEENNTLKLVSDNSDYQAYDVSIDEILEIWEFTCSINTQEYTEEELKISSIITMFNTLGVELKALEKSL; the protein is encoded by the coding sequence ATGATTTTTATTGCTACAAATATTCGCCATTTAAGAAGCTTAAAAGGTGCTACACAAGAGGGTTTAGCTAAAAACTTAGGTATTACAAGAGCCCGTGTAAGTTCTTATGAAGAAGGCCGCTCTGCACCTACCATAGAAACTCTTATACAATTATCTGATTATTTTAAATTACCTATAGATATTCTTGTTCGTAACGACCTAAGTAAAGCTGCAGATGCATCTTTTATAGAGATTGGCAACCAACGTGTTCTTTTTCCTATTACAGTAGATGTAGACAATGACAATCTCATAGAAATTGTTCCTGTAGCTGCCTCTGCAGGTTATTTAGCAGGTTATGATGATCCTGAGTATATAGAGCAATTGTCTAAAATTAAACTTCCTTTTTTACCAACAGGCAAGCACAGAGCTTTTCCTATAAAAGGAGACTCTATGTTACCTATGAAAAATGGAGCTTTTGTTATTGGTAAATTTATTGAAGACAGAAGAGATATTATAAGTGGAAAAACGTATGTTTTAGTTACACTTAACGACGGTATGGTCTACAAAAGAGTATACAACCAAATTGAAGAAAACAACACCCTAAAGTTAGTATCTGACAATAGTGATTACCAAGCTTATGATGTATCTATTGATGAAATATTAGAAATATGGGAATTTACCTGTAGTATTAACACACAAGAATACACAGAGGAAGAGCTTAAAATAAGCAGTATAATTACAATGTTTAATACGCTTGGTGTAGAATTAAAAGCATTAGAAAAGTCGCTATAA
- a CDS encoding YchJ family protein — protein sequence MQCPCTPTQLYKNCCEKAHLDITKVQTAEQLMRSRYSAFVLANIDYLQKSHHSKTRPGKRGRKEIKDWTNSVHWIKLSVLDTDKGAKHNTTGKVEFKAYYMEDSNIIILHEISNFSKENGHWVYVDGN from the coding sequence ATGCAATGTCCTTGTACACCAACACAGCTTTATAAAAATTGTTGTGAAAAAGCTCATTTAGACATCACTAAGGTACAAACAGCAGAACAGTTAATGCGTTCTAGATATAGTGCTTTTGTGCTTGCAAATATTGATTATTTGCAAAAAAGTCACCATAGTAAAACACGACCAGGAAAGAGAGGGAGAAAAGAAATTAAAGATTGGACAAACTCTGTTCATTGGATTAAGTTATCTGTTCTAGATACAGATAAAGGTGCTAAACACAATACTACAGGTAAGGTAGAGTTTAAAGCTTATTATATGGAAGATTCTAATATTATAATTTTACACGAAATTTCTAACTTTAGTAAAGAAAATGGACATTGGGTTTATGTAGATGGTAACTAA